In Streptomyces sp. NBC_00448, the following are encoded in one genomic region:
- a CDS encoding DoxX family protein has product MFAAYVTVTILGVVFNGAAAVTYLIGHEYPKTQADMKGIARKWVPVLGMLLAAGTVGLAAGFAVPLLGTLAACGLVLYFIGAIFAHLRVGSRNIVGGIVFLATAVAALTLGLADHGPW; this is encoded by the coding sequence GTGTTCGCCGCTTACGTCACGGTCACCATCCTCGGTGTGGTCTTCAACGGCGCCGCCGCCGTCACCTACCTGATCGGCCACGAATACCCCAAGACCCAGGCGGACATGAAGGGGATAGCCCGCAAGTGGGTGCCGGTGCTGGGCATGTTGCTGGCGGCGGGCACCGTGGGGCTGGCGGCCGGGTTCGCCGTGCCACTGCTGGGGACCCTCGCCGCCTGCGGCCTCGTGCTGTACTTCATCGGCGCGATCTTCGCCCATCTGCGGGTGGGCTCGCGGAACATCGTGGGCGGGATCGTCTTCCTCGCCACGGCGGTGGCCGCCTTGACCCTCGGCCTGGCCGACCACGGACCCTGGTGA
- a CDS encoding TetR/AcrR family transcriptional regulator, producing MDDVDGSVHGTGSGPAGSRRKDARRNQQTLLDAAAEVFVASGVEAPVRAIAEKAGVGVGTVYRHFPTRADLIVAVYHHQVDACAAAGPALLASAATPYDALRQWIDLFVDFLVTKHGLAAVLRPDSPGFDALHAHFVDRLAPVCDQLLDAAAEHGDIRADLDGADRLDGLELMRGVGNLCVGADSDPGYDPRRLIALLVNGLRAAPH from the coding sequence GTGGACGACGTGGACGGCAGCGTGCACGGCACGGGAAGCGGACCGGCCGGGTCCAGGCGCAAGGACGCCCGGCGCAACCAGCAGACCCTGCTGGACGCGGCCGCCGAGGTCTTCGTCGCCTCCGGCGTCGAGGCGCCGGTACGCGCCATCGCGGAGAAGGCCGGGGTCGGGGTCGGCACCGTCTACCGCCACTTCCCGACCCGCGCGGACCTCATCGTCGCCGTCTACCACCACCAGGTCGACGCCTGCGCCGCCGCCGGCCCCGCGCTCCTCGCGAGCGCGGCCACCCCGTACGACGCCCTGCGGCAGTGGATCGACCTCTTCGTCGACTTCCTCGTCACCAAGCACGGGCTCGCCGCCGTGCTGCGGCCCGACAGCCCCGGGTTCGACGCGCTGCACGCGCACTTCGTCGACCGGCTCGCTCCCGTCTGCGACCAACTCCTCGACGCCGCCGCCGAACACGGCGACATCCGCGCCGACCTCGACGGCGCCGACCGCCTCGACGGGCTCGAACTCATGCGGGGCGTCGGCAACTTGTGCGTCGGCGCGGACAGCGACCCCGGCTACGACCCGCGCCGCCTGATCGCCCTCCTCGTCAACGGCCTCCGCGCCGCCCCGCACTGA
- a CDS encoding SAV_2336 N-terminal domain-related protein, with translation MSVDAFRSVLAGLGPGPGLGPGPGLGPGADDPTPREIAEILWLATRLPAGASASAADEEPEELPPAALDETVDTGPALPDERSPAVGEPAIPLHAPGTAPFPGGARRRPASPVRLSAAPPLPHQLELLRALRPLKRRVPSRQGGDLDEEATVDALAQRPARHRGAARLPVLRPAPERWLDAVLVVDGHPTSLLLWAPLARQVHRLLLQLGAFRTVRVRYLQAGRDGSPGLSARPAPPSDRLRATSELHDPSGRRLVLVLTDAVAPGWQDPAVRHTMRRWAAAGPLAVLQALPERLWSRTALPAVPARLRRAPLSAANTDLAYTGRRRGSRELPDGSIPVPVLELSPAWLGPWAELLAGPGSRSANTAVALLSADPEPPRSRDDPRTPDRRLRDFHATATPEAFRLLACLSAVPLSVSIMRVVQAAMIPGSPPTVLAEVLFSGLVVPEPTGRPTAPEDIPHGFLPGVRATLLGSLRGHETDQVIRAVSRFIERQAPRAAGRVPGLLPDPAGGAELPADGIPWALLRQEALVRAGLASPPPRVRASADGLAHPDAPAAPASPATPGSRTAPRLPGLPTGPAAPAGPTSPADPAAGRTARSGRAAPGTPGTSRTVGPYRLVRFVSSADFSDVHLGEDAEGRQALVKDLPRDFSPGPEMLGALLRVEAEALRRMDGRQAPSFLGIDPETPPSWLAMQYVTSASGGAAANLIRAPWQHARPADDFRSLAGLARELATALDRAHAAGIVHGNLSPHAVLAVPGSVVLISWVYAQFDGRVHPYPQYRSRATGPLPPEGYSTIEPLDPSFDIHGLGTTLVYEVTHDPRSLSRLPRHLGDLRTLIERCLDPDPRRRPTARRFLDDLADIAPPGAPPPAVPLSWAAQGPQTAQEFPAMPAVPAVGPAPPALIQGRYRLRRLIGRGGMSEVWRAEDESLARRVAVKCLRLPGRSGGAGLTRAIQERFRREARVAAALQHRGITVVHDFGEHDGVLFLVMELLDGRNLRQVLAQSGGRLLQIPELIDIALQLASALAYAHERGVVHRDLKPTNIMRLGDGTVKVCDFGIARLGDDSFSSRLTGTGVALGAAHYMSPEQINASVVDQRSDLYALGCVLYELATGKPPFDLGDAWSILVAHRDHIPEPPRARRPDLPVELERLILDLLAKDPADRPQQAAEVTARLTARPQQAAAPQQQAWHPSAPGPGPVPAPAPADVPSPSGQDDGLSALAARQAAADSLGQLGLWTEAYDLHLSVAAERERIQGPEHPDTLAGRHEAAYWLTRLGRAEEALPLHTQVAEVRGRVLGPDHPDTLAARHETAYALSVLGRHGEARREFAAVLDARERTVGPDHPDTLRCKHNLAYNLAQLGRTEDAYTATVEVADARSRVLGAEHPDTLGTRYEVAFLLGQDGRWEEALEVYREVADARERTLGPDHPDTLAARYEIGICLIRLARNAEALAVLRELVASRTRSSGAADRETLRARQALGVSLGRLGRWEEALAVAREVAVAREHGLGPDDEDTLDSKREVAVCLGWLGRWREALVVYREVAGARERVLGRDHPDTLSSRHDEARCLEHLGRIEEAQALYRRTGGPAQTSD, from the coding sequence ATGAGCGTGGACGCGTTCCGGTCCGTGCTGGCCGGACTCGGACCAGGGCCCGGCCTCGGACCCGGACCGGGTCTCGGACCCGGCGCGGACGACCCCACACCGCGGGAGATCGCCGAGATCCTCTGGCTCGCCACGCGACTGCCCGCCGGCGCCTCCGCGTCCGCGGCCGACGAGGAGCCGGAGGAGCTCCCGCCCGCAGCGCTCGACGAAACCGTCGACACCGGCCCCGCGCTCCCGGACGAGCGGTCGCCCGCGGTCGGCGAACCCGCGATCCCGCTGCACGCCCCGGGCACCGCCCCGTTCCCGGGCGGCGCCCGCCGGCGGCCGGCCAGTCCGGTACGGCTGTCCGCCGCCCCGCCGCTGCCCCATCAACTCGAACTGCTGCGCGCCCTGCGGCCGCTCAAGCGGCGGGTGCCGTCACGGCAGGGCGGCGACCTCGACGAGGAAGCCACCGTCGACGCCTTGGCGCAGCGGCCCGCCCGGCACCGCGGGGCCGCGCGGCTGCCGGTGCTGCGGCCCGCGCCGGAGCGCTGGCTCGACGCGGTCCTCGTGGTGGACGGCCACCCGACCAGCCTGCTGCTCTGGGCTCCCCTCGCCCGCCAAGTGCACCGCCTGCTGCTCCAGTTGGGGGCCTTCAGGACCGTACGGGTGCGCTACCTGCAGGCCGGGCGCGACGGCTCACCGGGATTGAGCGCGCGGCCGGCGCCGCCGTCGGACCGGCTGCGGGCCACCTCGGAACTGCACGACCCGTCCGGCCGCAGGCTGGTGCTGGTCCTCACCGACGCGGTGGCACCCGGCTGGCAGGACCCCGCGGTACGGCACACGATGCGGCGGTGGGCGGCGGCCGGACCCCTCGCCGTCCTCCAGGCGCTGCCGGAACGGCTGTGGAGCCGTACGGCGCTGCCGGCCGTTCCCGCCCGGCTGCGGCGCGCGCCCCTCTCGGCGGCCAACACCGATCTGGCGTACACCGGGCGGCGGCGCGGCAGCCGGGAACTCCCGGACGGCAGCATCCCCGTTCCGGTCCTGGAGTTGAGCCCCGCGTGGCTCGGGCCCTGGGCCGAGTTGCTGGCCGGCCCCGGCTCCCGCAGCGCCAACACCGCGGTCGCGCTGCTGTCCGCCGACCCCGAACCGCCGCGGTCCCGCGACGATCCGCGAACGCCGGACCGGCGCCTGCGGGACTTCCACGCGACCGCCACGCCGGAGGCGTTCCGGCTGCTGGCCTGCCTGTCGGCCGTGCCGCTCAGCGTGTCCATCATGCGGGTCGTGCAGGCGGCCATGATCCCGGGAAGCCCGCCGACGGTACTGGCCGAGGTCCTGTTCAGCGGCCTGGTCGTCCCGGAGCCGACCGGCCGCCCCACCGCGCCGGAGGACATCCCCCACGGCTTCCTTCCCGGCGTGCGCGCCACCCTGCTCGGGTCGTTGCGCGGCCACGAGACGGACCAGGTCATCCGTGCGGTGTCCCGGTTCATCGAGCGCCAGGCGCCACGAGCGGCCGGACGGGTCCCGGGTCTGCTGCCCGATCCCGCCGGCGGTGCGGAGCTGCCCGCCGACGGGATTCCCTGGGCGCTGCTGCGGCAGGAGGCGCTGGTCCGGGCCGGGCTGGCGAGCCCGCCTCCTCGGGTCCGGGCCTCGGCCGACGGCCTCGCGCACCCCGACGCCCCCGCCGCGCCTGCCTCCCCCGCGACCCCGGGCAGCCGCACTGCTCCGAGGCTCCCGGGCCTCCCGACCGGTCCGGCCGCCCCGGCCGGCCCGACCAGCCCGGCCGACCCGGCGGCCGGCCGGACCGCCAGAAGCGGCCGGGCCGCACCCGGCACCCCCGGCACCTCGCGCACGGTCGGCCCGTACCGGCTCGTCCGCTTCGTCAGCTCGGCGGACTTCTCCGACGTCCACCTGGGGGAGGACGCCGAGGGCAGGCAGGCCCTGGTCAAGGATCTGCCGCGGGATTTCAGCCCCGGCCCCGAGATGCTCGGCGCCCTTCTGCGCGTCGAGGCGGAGGCGCTGCGCCGGATGGACGGCCGGCAGGCACCGTCGTTCCTCGGCATCGACCCGGAGACTCCGCCGTCCTGGCTGGCGATGCAGTACGTCACCTCGGCGTCGGGCGGCGCGGCGGCGAACCTCATCCGCGCCCCTTGGCAGCACGCCCGCCCCGCGGACGACTTCCGCTCCCTGGCCGGACTGGCCCGCGAGCTGGCCACGGCACTCGACCGGGCCCACGCCGCGGGCATCGTCCACGGCAACCTCTCACCGCACGCCGTCCTGGCCGTCCCCGGCTCGGTGGTCCTCATCAGCTGGGTCTACGCCCAGTTCGACGGACGCGTCCACCCGTATCCGCAGTACCGCTCCCGCGCCACCGGCCCCCTGCCGCCCGAGGGGTACTCGACGATCGAGCCGCTGGACCCGTCCTTCGACATCCACGGCCTGGGGACGACCCTGGTCTACGAGGTGACGCACGATCCCCGCTCCCTGTCCCGGCTGCCGCGGCACCTGGGCGACCTGCGCACGCTGATCGAGCGCTGCCTGGACCCCGACCCGCGCCGGCGGCCCACGGCTCGCCGGTTCCTCGACGACCTGGCGGACATCGCGCCGCCGGGCGCCCCTCCACCCGCGGTGCCCCTTTCCTGGGCGGCCCAAGGCCCGCAGACCGCGCAGGAGTTCCCCGCGATGCCGGCGGTCCCTGCCGTGGGACCCGCCCCGCCCGCCCTGATCCAGGGCCGCTACCGGCTGCGCCGGCTGATCGGGCGCGGCGGGATGAGCGAGGTGTGGCGTGCGGAGGACGAGTCACTGGCCCGCCGGGTGGCGGTCAAGTGCCTGCGGCTGCCGGGTCGTTCCGGCGGTGCTGGGCTCACCCGCGCCATCCAGGAACGCTTCCGGCGCGAGGCGCGGGTGGCGGCGGCGCTCCAGCACCGCGGCATCACCGTCGTGCACGACTTCGGCGAGCACGACGGCGTGCTGTTCCTGGTGATGGAACTGCTCGACGGCCGCAACCTGCGCCAGGTGCTCGCCCAGTCCGGCGGCCGCCTGCTGCAGATCCCCGAACTCATCGACATCGCATTGCAGTTGGCGTCCGCACTGGCCTACGCCCACGAGCGCGGCGTCGTGCACCGGGACCTGAAACCGACCAACATCATGCGCCTCGGCGACGGAACCGTGAAGGTCTGCGACTTCGGCATCGCCCGGCTCGGCGACGACAGCTTCTCCTCCCGCCTCACCGGCACCGGTGTCGCCCTGGGCGCCGCGCACTACATGTCCCCCGAGCAGATCAACGCCTCCGTCGTCGACCAGCGCAGCGACCTGTACGCGCTGGGCTGCGTGCTGTACGAACTCGCCACCGGGAAGCCGCCGTTCGACCTCGGCGACGCCTGGTCCATCCTGGTCGCGCACCGCGACCACATCCCCGAGCCGCCGCGCGCACGGCGCCCCGACCTGCCGGTGGAGCTGGAACGCCTCATCCTGGACCTGCTCGCCAAGGACCCCGCGGACCGCCCGCAGCAGGCCGCCGAGGTGACCGCGCGCCTCACGGCGAGGCCGCAACAGGCCGCCGCTCCCCAGCAGCAAGCGTGGCATCCTTCCGCACCAGGTCCGGGCCCTGTCCCCGCCCCTGCCCCCGCGGACGTACCGTCCCCGTCCGGCCAGGACGACGGCCTCTCCGCGCTGGCCGCCCGCCAGGCCGCGGCCGACAGCCTCGGCCAACTCGGGCTCTGGACCGAGGCCTACGACCTGCACCTCTCGGTCGCCGCCGAACGCGAGCGCATCCAGGGCCCCGAGCACCCCGACACCCTGGCCGGCCGGCACGAAGCGGCCTACTGGCTGACCCGACTCGGCCGGGCCGAGGAGGCGTTGCCGCTGCACACCCAGGTGGCCGAGGTCCGCGGCCGCGTGCTCGGCCCCGACCACCCCGACACGCTCGCCGCCCGCCACGAGACCGCGTACGCGCTCAGCGTGCTCGGCCGCCATGGGGAGGCCCGCCGGGAGTTCGCCGCGGTGCTCGACGCCCGCGAGCGCACCGTCGGCCCCGACCACCCCGACACGCTGCGGTGCAAGCACAACCTCGCCTACAACCTGGCCCAGTTGGGCCGTACGGAGGATGCGTACACCGCCACGGTGGAGGTCGCCGACGCCCGGTCGCGGGTGCTGGGCGCCGAGCACCCCGACACGCTCGGCACCCGCTACGAGGTCGCGTTCCTGCTCGGTCAGGACGGACGCTGGGAGGAGGCGCTGGAGGTCTACCGCGAGGTCGCCGACGCCCGGGAACGGACACTCGGCCCCGACCACCCCGACACCCTCGCCGCTCGCTACGAGATCGGGATCTGCCTGATCCGCCTGGCCCGCAACGCGGAGGCACTCGCGGTCCTTCGGGAACTGGTGGCGAGCCGTACCCGCAGCTCGGGGGCCGCGGACCGTGAGACCCTTCGGGCCCGGCAGGCACTCGGTGTCAGCCTCGGCCGCCTCGGCCGCTGGGAGGAAGCGCTGGCCGTGGCACGCGAGGTGGCCGTGGCACGCGAGCACGGACTCGGCCCCGACGACGAGGACACCCTCGACAGCAAGCGGGAGGTCGCCGTCTGCCTGGGCTGGCTCGGGCGCTGGCGCGAGGCGCTGGTCGTCTACCGCGAGGTCGCCGGCGCGCGCGAACGGGTACTCGGCCGCGACCACCCCGACACCCTCAGCAGCCGCCACGACGAGGCACGTTGCCTGGAGCACCTCGGTCGTATCGAGGAGGCGCAGGCCCTCTACCGGCGCACGGGCGGGCCGGCGCAGACGTCGGACTGA
- a CDS encoding NAD(P)H-dependent oxidoreductase: MKTLIVHAHPEPKSLNGSLKDLAVSTLESAGHEVLVSDLHAMNWKAVVDAADYGPHASSPLKVARDSGRAFDAGALGPDVRAEQEKLLWADTVILQFPLWWYSMPAILKGWVDRVFTYHFAYGVGEHSATKYGERFGEGSLAGRRALLSVTAGGPESHYAARGINGPIDDLLFPIQHGILYYPGIEVLPPFVLYGTDRMTDEEYPDVARAWQQRLLTLETTEPIAFRRQNFGDYEIPSLHLKEGLEPAGRTGFGLHVGN, translated from the coding sequence GTGAAGACGCTGATCGTCCACGCCCACCCGGAGCCGAAGTCGCTCAACGGCTCGCTGAAGGACCTCGCGGTGTCCACGTTGGAGAGCGCCGGTCACGAGGTGCTGGTGAGCGACCTCCACGCGATGAACTGGAAGGCGGTGGTGGACGCCGCCGACTACGGCCCGCACGCCTCCAGCCCGCTGAAGGTCGCCCGCGACTCCGGCCGGGCCTTCGACGCCGGGGCACTCGGCCCGGACGTCCGCGCCGAGCAGGAGAAGCTGCTGTGGGCCGACACGGTCATCCTCCAGTTCCCGCTGTGGTGGTACTCGATGCCCGCCATCCTCAAGGGCTGGGTGGACCGGGTGTTCACCTACCACTTCGCGTACGGCGTCGGCGAGCACAGCGCCACCAAGTACGGCGAGCGCTTCGGCGAGGGCTCCCTCGCGGGCCGGAGGGCGCTGCTGTCGGTGACCGCCGGCGGCCCGGAGTCGCACTACGCCGCGCGCGGGATCAACGGCCCCATCGACGACCTGCTGTTCCCGATCCAGCACGGCATCCTCTACTACCCGGGCATCGAGGTGCTGCCGCCCTTCGTGCTGTACGGCACCGACCGGATGACCGACGAGGAGTACCCCGACGTCGCCCGGGCCTGGCAGCAGCGGCTGCTCACCCTGGAGACGACCGAGCCGATCGCGTTCCGGCGGCAGAACTTCGGCGACTACGAGATCCCGTCGCTGCACCTGAAGGAGGGGCTGGAGCCCGCGGGCCGCACGGGTTTCGGGCTGCACGTGGGCAACTGA
- a CDS encoding helix-turn-helix transcriptional regulator translates to MDDLAGFLRTRRSRVDPAAFGLATDSRRRVEGLRREEVAHLSGVSVDYYVRLEQGRATQPSLQVLDALARVLGLDETERDHLCRLARQRRRRAKAPGGRVRPELLRVLDLVGEAPALLVDHRMDVLAGNRLAGLLYGRPVAGLNTARHIFLEEAERGLYAGWEDCTVDVVGHLRLAAGKYPDDPRLASLIGELAMGSDRFRRLWARADVRARTHGRKAYRHPLVGLLDLHQENFSLPDASGMELLVLTAAPGSPSEDGLRLLAGLGTDRGDVRPLVDAEVRE, encoded by the coding sequence ATGGACGATCTCGCGGGCTTCCTGCGGACCCGGCGCTCCCGGGTCGATCCGGCGGCCTTCGGCCTCGCCACCGACAGCCGCCGCCGGGTCGAGGGGCTGCGCCGCGAGGAGGTCGCGCACCTGTCCGGCGTCAGCGTCGACTACTACGTACGCCTGGAGCAGGGCCGCGCGACCCAGCCCTCCCTGCAGGTGCTCGACGCGCTCGCCCGCGTCCTCGGCCTCGACGAGACCGAACGCGACCACCTGTGCCGGCTGGCCCGGCAGCGCCGCCGTCGCGCGAAGGCGCCCGGCGGACGGGTCAGGCCCGAACTGCTGCGCGTCCTCGACCTGGTCGGCGAGGCGCCCGCGCTGCTGGTGGACCACCGCATGGACGTGCTCGCCGGGAACCGCCTGGCCGGCCTCCTCTACGGCCGCCCGGTGGCGGGCCTGAACACCGCCCGGCACATCTTCCTGGAGGAGGCCGAGCGCGGTCTCTACGCGGGCTGGGAGGACTGCACCGTGGACGTGGTCGGGCACCTGCGGCTGGCCGCGGGAAAGTACCCCGACGACCCCCGCCTGGCCTCGCTCATCGGCGAGTTGGCGATGGGCAGCGACCGCTTCCGGCGCCTGTGGGCCCGTGCGGACGTGCGCGCCCGCACGCACGGACGCAAGGCGTACCGGCACCCGCTGGTCGGACTGCTGGACCTGCACCAGGAGAACTTCTCGCTGCCCGACGCGTCCGGCATGGAGCTGCTGGTGCTGACCGCGGCCCCCGGTTCCCCCTCCGAGGACGGGCTGCGCCTGCTCGCGGGCCTGGGCACGGACCGCGGTGACGTGCGGCCGCTGGTGGACGCCGAGGTCCGCGAGTAG